A segment of the Deinococcus ficus genome:
TGACGGTCTCCGCGGGCGTGTCGTACAACAAGCTCCTCGCCAAACTCGGCAGCGGCATGAACAAGCCCGACGGCCTGACCGTGATCCTGCCCCACCAGGCCGACGCCCTGCTCGCCCGCCTGCCCGTGGACGCATTCTTCGGCATCGGTCCGGTGACGGCCGCCAAGCTCGAGCGCCTGGGCATCAGGACCGGGGCGGACCTGCGCGCCCGGCCACTGGCGGAACTCACCGCCGCGTTCGGCAGCCACGGCGCGCACATGCACGCGATCGCCCGCGGGGTCGACGACCGGCCGGTGGACCCCAGCGACGACCGGAAGAGCGTCGGCACGGAGGACACGTACGACCAGGACCTGCGGACCCTGCCGGAGATGCTGGCGAAGCTGCCGGATCTGAGTGAGCGCACGAGTCGCCGGCTTGCCCGGCATGGCCTGGCTGGCCGGGTGGTCGCCGTGAAGGTCAAGTTCGCCAACTTCGAGGTGGTCACCCGTCAGCTGCGCCTGCCCAGTCCCGTGCACCGCCCGGAGGAGATCGAGCGGGTGGCCCGGCACCTCCTGACCCCGGAACTGGTGGCCGGTCGGCCCGTGCGGTTGTTGGGCATCAGTGTCAGCGGCCTGCTCGACCCGGAGGGCCGGGACGTCCCGGTGCCCCTGTTCAGCCTCGTGTGACGCTCCTGGCGTAGTGGAAGGCCCGCCACCGTGCAGGAGGGAAGCGTGCTGGAGAATCCGGAGAACCGCGCGCCAGTGCGCGGCCTTTCACCCCGCTCACCCGGTATCCCGGGTCCCAGGTGCCGCTATGCCCCCCCTGCCCCCCACCCTGCCGGACGATCCGTACCCGCACGCCGCGTACCTCGCGGTGACGGGGGATGGGGAGGTGATCGGCTGGGCGCGCGGTCACCCGGGCTGTACCCTCGTCCTGCAGTTCTTCGGGAGCGGCGTGCCCGAAGTGTTCACTCTGCGGCCGCACAACGTCCCGGACGGGCGCCGCGCCCCGGCGCTGGTCAGCCACACCCCCCACGGGCTGCCGCTGCTCGCGCGGCAGAAGTGCGGCGGGCACTACCAGGTGACGTGCTCGCCCGACTGCCCGGCACAGGTGAGCCTGCACGCGGTGTACGAGGCGTGGCTCTGGAAGCGGTTGCAGGCGATGGCTCAGCGGTGCGCATCGCCCACCCCGTCCCCGAGCACCTCCATCATGTCGTCGCCTCGCCTGGAGACCCGGCATGCACCGATGCCGCTGCTGCCGTTTCCGCTCGCCCCCTTCCGGCCGGACCGGCGATCCCGCTGACCGTGGCGCCGTTAGGGATTCTGCCCAGGGCAGAACGCACTACACTGAATGAGATGACGGCCGGCGTCCTTCCCCAAGCGTTGACGGTCCTCCAGCGCGTCTGGGGGTACCCTCAATTCCGCGGCAATCAGGGTGACATCGTCCAGACGGTCGCCGGGGGCAGCCACGCCCTCGTGCTCATGCCCACCGGTGGCGGAAAGAGCCTGTGCTACCAGGTTCCCAGCCTCCTCAGGCCCGGGACCGGCATCGTCGTCTCCCCCCTGATCGCCCTGATGAAAGACCAGGTGGACACCCTCCGCCAGCTCGGCGTCCGCGCGGCCTACCTGAACTCCACCCTGACTGCTTCTGCCGCCCGCGCCGTCGAGCAGGCCCTGCAGGACGGCCGCCTGGACCTGCTGTACATCGCCCCGGAACGCCTCCTCCTGCCCCGGACGCTCGACCTGCTGCGCCAGTCGGAGATCGCCCTGTTCGCGGTGGACGAAGCGCATTGCGTGTCTCAGTGGGGCCACGACTTCCGCCCGGAGTACCAGCAGCTGAGCGTCCTCGAACAGCAGTTCCCGCAGGTGCCCCGCATGGCGCTGACCGCCACTGCGGACGACCGCACCCGCGCCGACATCCGCCGCGTCCTGGGGCTGACCGGGGCGCCGGAGTTCCTGTCGAGCTTCGACCGGCCGAACATCCAGTACCGCGTCACGACGAAGGAACAACCCCGCCAGCAGCTGCTGGACTTCATCCGGTCCGAGCATCCGGGGGACGCGGGGGTGGTGTACTGCCTGAGCCGTAAGAGCGTGGAGGACACTGCCCAGTGGCTGAAGATGGAGGGCCTGGAGGTGGTGGCGTACCATGCGGGCCTCTCGCAGCAGGAGCGCAGCCGCGCGCAGGAGCGGTTTCTGAAGGAAGAGGGCATCATCGTCGTGGCGACGGTGGCGTTCGGGATGGGGATCGACAAGCCGAACGTGCGGTTCGTGGCGCACCTGGACCTGCCCAAGAGCATGGAAGGGTACTACCAGGAAACCGGCCGCGCCGGCCGGGACGGGCTGCCCAGCACCGCGTGGATGGTGTACGGCCTGGCGGACGTGGTGAACGTCCGGCGCATGCTCGCAGACAGTGACGCGCCCCCGGACATCAAACGCATCGAAGCCGCGAAACTCGACGCCCTGCTCACGTACTGCGAGACGGCGACCTGCCGCCGCGAGGTCCTCCTCGCGTACTTCGGGGAGACGACGGCCGGGCCGTGCGGGAACTGCGACGTGTGTCTGAACCCCCCGGTCGTGCGGGACATGACGCGGGAGGCGCAGATGGCCCTCTCAGCAGCCGTCCGGACGGGAGGCCGGTACGGCGGGGCGTACCTGGTCGACATCCTCCTGGGCAAGGAGAATGACAAGAACCGGCGGCACCGCACCCTGCCCACCTTCGGGATCGGAAAGGACCATGACGCGAGGGTGTGGCGGAGCGTGCTGCGGCAGCTGGTGAGCCTGGGGTACCTGACGGCCGGGCCGTACCAGGGCCTGATGGTGACCGCCAAGGCCAAGTACGTGCTGAAAGGCGAACGGCCGCTCCTGCTGCGGGAGGACACCCTCATTCCCCGCGTGTCCAAGCGCGCCCGGGAGAAGGCGCAGGCCCAGCAGCACACCCTGACGCCTGAGGATCGCTCGCTGTTCCTCGCCCTGCGCCTGTGGCGGGCTGAGCGGGCCACGCAATTGAACGTTCCGCCGTACACGATCTTCGGGGATGCGACCCTGAAGGCGATTGCCGAGCAGAGGCCCACTACACTCCCGGCCCTCGGGAAGATCAGTGGGATCGGGGAGCGCCGCCTCGCGGAGTACGGCACGGCCGTCCTGCAGGTGGTCCGCTCCGGCGTGCACGAGGACAAGACGCGCCCCCGGGGCACGGTCACCGCGCAGGACCTCGGTTTGACGGTGAGCAGAGGGCCAGTCGGGAGTCGTACCAGCTTGGGGTCAGGGCCCCTGGCCACCTCGGGGTTGCAGAGCCCTGTGCCTCCAGTGAGTGTGGGCGTGCCGGGACCCGGCGCCGTTCCGCCCGCCGACCCGCCCGGTCAGGGGCCAGTGGACCGCGGGGACGAGCAGCGGTCACCCGAGGCCCGTGAACCGAGGGAGACGCCCGCATCTGAACCAGACACCATGGTGATGGGGTCTGACTCAGGGCCCCTCCAGGCGGACGCCGGGCCTGCACGGGTGAGCGCGGTATCCCTGCCTATGGAGGACGAAGGACGCCCCGCGCCTGCCCTTCCAGCTGCGCCACGGCCAGACCCGGCGCCCCTGCCAGAGGCCAGCAACGACGCCCTCACCTCTGCGGCGGTCACCACGGCACTGTCGGAAGTCCGGCGGGCCCTGGCACGGGAGACCGGGTACGCCGCGTACCTGATCTTCCCGAACGCGACCCTGGAAGCCCTCGCCCAGCGCCGGCCCCGCACCGCGGCCGACCTGGAGGGCACCCCGGGCCTGGGCCCGAAGCGCATCCAGGCGTACGGGGACCACATCCTGAAGGCGATCGCGTCCGCGCTGGACGCCCCTGCGCCCTCCAGGGGAGCCCTGGCACCCACCCCGGAGACCCCGGCCCCCCCTGAGGCCGCGCCGGCGCAGGCCGGTCCGGCAGGTGCCCTTCCGGGATCTGCCACCGCGGACGTTGACCTCCCCGCCCTGCTGGAAGCGCTCGCCCGTGACCTGCGTGCCGGCCGGGCAGCGCTCGACCTTTCCGGCCGGGACCATCCTGGAGTCCAGCTCGACGAGCACAACGGCGTGACGACGCTGACCGTCCGCTGGACGCGCCCGGACCCCACCCACGGGTAGCCCGCGCTCCACCTGCCTGAACCTCCATGCCCTCTGCCGTCCACCCGGACGCACCGCAGAATGCGTGGACGCCCAGACGGGCGTGTACTGTTTGCAGGAGAGTGCCATGACCATTTTCGAGAACTTCAACCCCACCCTGCTCGCGCCTCTGAACCTGCTGCCGGAAGACCCCCAGGACGGCCAGGTGTACCGCGTGCCGGGCCTGAACGCGGCCGTGGCCATGAAGGATGGGGTGGGCCGCCTGGTGACGCTGGGGTCGACCTGGTCGGACCGGTACCACACCATCCTGAACGTCCGCCAGCACCTGGGCGAACTGGAAGTCGAGCTGCAGGGGCAGTGGGCGACGCTGTCGAGCGGAGCGGTGCACCTGGCCATCCACGCCCTGCACCCCCTGCGGCTGCGCGCGCCGCGGATCGAGGGGGACCTGGACGCCGCGCCGATGCTCACCCCGCAGTACCACGAGGACGGCGACAAGGGCCTCGGCTGGTGGACGGCGAACACGAGTACGCACCAGTCGACGCTGGGGGACTGCACGATCGTGACGTGCGACGTGGTGTTCACGCGCGGCGGGGAGTGCTTCAAGGCGCACGCGCACCTGACGATCTCGCCGGAGGAGCCATACCACACGTACTCGTACACCACCGAGAGCCGGCCTGGGCGCGCGGTGATCAAAGGCCTGATGAAAAGCCTTAGCGCTCAGGGGGATCACTGAGAGGTGCACGGCCGTGAGGGCGGAGGCCGCGCTGGGGCCGGTCGTTCAGGGACGACCGGCCGGCGGGCGGACGGCGAAGACCAGCGAGGCCACGGCCGTGCCGACCGCCAGCAGGGCCCAGTCGAAGGGCCGGTCCGGGGACAGGGTGCCGGTGACGGCGGCGCACAACACGCTCACGAGCGTCCAGCCCAGAGCGAAGCCTCCAACGTGACGAACGTACGGGGTGAGCATGCGTCAGTACACCACGGCAAGCGTCCGCGTTCCTCCTGATCTGAGGGGGAAACTCCAATGGAGCACCCACCATCCGCCTACGCTGGAGCATGGATCACCTCGTGCTGAACCTGATGACGCGACTGGCAGGGCGAAGTGCGCCGGATGTCCAGGGTCACCTGCCGGAGGTCACCCCAGGGACCATGCGTGACCTGCTGGTGGCGCTGGGCATGGCTTCGACCGTGGTGGTGCAAAAGCACGTCGCCGACTTCGCGCAGGGTCGCTACGACCTGACGGTGGAGTCCCGTGAGGACGGCAGCGTCTGGTTGTGCCTGAAGCGCCGCCAGGTGCCCACGACCACCCGCCTGAACCTCGTGAACATGTGGCGTCAGGTGATGTACGAAGGGGACCTGCAGCACCCCCGGGCGGAGACGGCCGCGCTCGTTCGGGAGCTCAAGAACCTGCCGCTCGTGAGCCAGGACGGCACGCCTGGGGTGTACGCGCGGCTGAGTGACGTGCTCTTGCAAGAAGCGCCATTCGCCACGCTGCTCAAGGCCCTGGCGCACCTCCCGGTGCTGCTCCTGGACGTGGAAGCGGAAGGGCGGTTCGGCAGCCGGCGCAGCGTGGAGCGCGAGGCCCAGCGGCGCCTGGGTGCCCTGTATGGGCTGGAGGAACTGAACGTCGACGTGATCGGTGAAGCGCGCGTTCAGGCCTGACGTTCGCGGCACGCCGGCTGCCTGGGCAGTGCGGGCCGGTCAGCCCCGTGTCTGGGCGTGCCCTGGAACCCGCGCCGCGCCGAGACCGTACCCGGGGGCATGACCCT
Coding sequences within it:
- the dinB gene encoding DNA polymerase IV, whose translation is MRKVVHVDADAFFASVELRDNPALRGKAVAVAYHGPRSVVTTATYEARQYGVRSALPLRTALARCPHLIVIEPRMDAYREASEIIQGVFHEFTDLVEPLSLDEAYLDLTTPKQGPPSATLIAQEIRRLVRERTGGLTVSAGVSYNKLLAKLGSGMNKPDGLTVILPHQADALLARLPVDAFFGIGPVTAAKLERLGIRTGADLRARPLAELTAAFGSHGAHMHAIARGVDDRPVDPSDDRKSVGTEDTYDQDLRTLPEMLAKLPDLSERTSRRLARHGLAGRVVAVKVKFANFEVVTRQLRLPSPVHRPEEIERVARHLLTPELVAGRPVRLLGISVSGLLDPEGRDVPVPLFSLV
- the recQ gene encoding DNA helicase RecQ, with the translated sequence MTAGVLPQALTVLQRVWGYPQFRGNQGDIVQTVAGGSHALVLMPTGGGKSLCYQVPSLLRPGTGIVVSPLIALMKDQVDTLRQLGVRAAYLNSTLTASAARAVEQALQDGRLDLLYIAPERLLLPRTLDLLRQSEIALFAVDEAHCVSQWGHDFRPEYQQLSVLEQQFPQVPRMALTATADDRTRADIRRVLGLTGAPEFLSSFDRPNIQYRVTTKEQPRQQLLDFIRSEHPGDAGVVYCLSRKSVEDTAQWLKMEGLEVVAYHAGLSQQERSRAQERFLKEEGIIVVATVAFGMGIDKPNVRFVAHLDLPKSMEGYYQETGRAGRDGLPSTAWMVYGLADVVNVRRMLADSDAPPDIKRIEAAKLDALLTYCETATCRREVLLAYFGETTAGPCGNCDVCLNPPVVRDMTREAQMALSAAVRTGGRYGGAYLVDILLGKENDKNRRHRTLPTFGIGKDHDARVWRSVLRQLVSLGYLTAGPYQGLMVTAKAKYVLKGERPLLLREDTLIPRVSKRAREKAQAQQHTLTPEDRSLFLALRLWRAERATQLNVPPYTIFGDATLKAIAEQRPTTLPALGKISGIGERRLAEYGTAVLQVVRSGVHEDKTRPRGTVTAQDLGLTVSRGPVGSRTSLGSGPLATSGLQSPVPPVSVGVPGPGAVPPADPPGQGPVDRGDEQRSPEAREPRETPASEPDTMVMGSDSGPLQADAGPARVSAVSLPMEDEGRPAPALPAAPRPDPAPLPEASNDALTSAAVTTALSEVRRALARETGYAAYLIFPNATLEALAQRRPRTAADLEGTPGLGPKRIQAYGDHILKAIASALDAPAPSRGALAPTPETPAPPEAAPAQAGPAGALPGSATADVDLPALLEALARDLRAGRAALDLSGRDHPGVQLDEHNGVTTLTVRWTRPDPTHG